The DNA region GAGGCAAGACGACAGCGTCGCGGCGTTCAAGAGGATTGGAGACCAATTCGCGGCATACAAGGAGGCTCAGGCCGCCGCCATCAGCAAGGTGGAGGCCACGCGCGCGGCTGCCAAACGTTCCGGTGCCGTGGTTCTGCTCAAGGGGCCAGACACAATTGTCGCCGCGCCTAATGGCCGGGTGGCCGTGGCCGCCGCCGCCTACGAACGTGCGGTGCCCTGGTTGGCGACCGCGGGGGCGGGGGACGTTCTGGCGGGGCTGATCGCGGGGTTGGCCGCCCGGTCACACGACGTTTTCCGATCCGCGGCAGATGCGGCCTGGCTTCATGTGGAGGCCGCCCGCGCGTTCGGCCCCGGGCTTATCGCGGAGGATTTGCCAGAGATCTTGCCCACGGTCTTTCGCGAGTTGGGGGTGTAACCGTGCAAGGACCCGGTGACATGCGAAGAAACGCCTTGGATGCGCGGGCCACGTCTGCGGGAGGGACGCCGGGTATCAGGCGCGGGTAAGGCACCCCCGATCTGATCAGGCCTTGACGGCCACACTTGGTAGGTCGGCAGAGGTCAGTTCCAGCCCATCCGCGTAGATGATTTCAGGGGCACCAAAGTAGAGCGACAGCATGACCTGAGCGCCCGTCGTCTCCGTCCGGATAAATTCACCGTCCACCAGACGCGCGGCCTGGGGGGCCGCAATATCCTTGCCCCAAAGGGCCTGAGCGCGCCAATCGCGGATCAGAACGCGCTGGCCGGGCATTAGCGTGATGTCCGTAGCAGGCTTGCCGCCCAACGCATCGGCTGAGATCACCACGCGCGGCGTACCCTCCGGCACATGGTGGCGCAGGATCGCCTTGATCTTGCGGACCCCGCGACGGGTGATGAGGCGATCGCC from Jannaschia sp. CCS1 includes:
- a CDS encoding Hint domain-containing protein, with the translated sequence MTSPSPRPMANAGVNAHGCEAGLDPGTTVLTMDGAIPVEFLSTGDRLITRRGVRKIKAILRHHVPEGTPRVVISADALGGKPATDITLMPGQRVLIRDWRAQALWGKDIAAPQAARLVDGEFIRTETTGAQVMLSLYFGAPEIIYADGLELTSADLPSVAVKA